A segment of the Streptomyces sp. NBC_00376 genome:
TCACCCCACAGCGGCAGTGGTCTGGGCAATCTGCGGGAGCGGTTGCAGTCCGCCTCCGGCGTGCTGACGATCACCCGCGGCCCGGGCGGCACCTTCGAACTGGTCGCGGAAGCACCGGCGCGACCACCACGCAGATTCGCCGACCCCGACGACGCCGAGTTCGGCGCCCAGGACCACGCCGCCTGACCCGGGAGAACCTTCATCATGACGATCCGCATCCTGCTGGCCGAAGACATGAACATGGTGCGCGGCGCCCTGGTCGCCCTGCTGAACCTGGAGGACGACCTTGAGGTCGTCTGCGAGGTCGAGCGCGGCGACGAGATCCTCGACGGCGCCCTCCTGCACAAGCCGGACGTCGCCGTCATCGACGTCGACCTCCCCGGCATCGACGGGCTGACCGCCGCCGAGCGGCTGCGCAAGCAGCTCCCGGAGTGCCGCGCGCTGATCCTCACCAGCCTCGGCCGTCCCGGGGCACTGCGCAGGGCACTCGCCGCGCAGGTGTCCGGCTTCCTGCTCAAGGACGCGCCTCCCCAGGAACTGGCCGCCGCCGTAAGGAACGTGGCCGCCGGGAAACGGGTGATCGACTCCCAGCTCGCCCTCTCCGCGTGGAACAGTACGGAGAGCCCGCTGACCACCCGCGAGACCGAGGTCCTGCGACTGGCGGCGGACGGCCTGGAGCCTGTCGAAATAGCCGGACATCTCCAACTCTCCCTCGGCACCGTCCGCAATTACCTCACCACCGCGGTGACCAAGCTCAACGCCCGGAACCGGGTGGACGCCATCAAGATCGCGCGTGACGCCGACTGGTTGCTGTAGCGCAGTTGCCGCCGTCGCTGCAACGGACACTCGTCAGGTCCGAGTACGAGTATGGGGCCGGGCTTCGGCCGACGGTACCTCGCGGCTCATATGTCTGGCATGAATCTTTCACGTGTGGAATCGCTTGTTCAGGTAGGCGAGGACCGCCAGGACCCGGCGGTGTCCGCTGTCGCTCGGTGGCAGGCCGAGCTTGTTGAACACATTGCCGATGTGCTTGCTCACCGACCGTTCCGTGACCACCAGTCGGGCCGCGATCGTGGCGTTGTCCCTGCCCTCCGCCATCAGCTGGAGCACCTCGCGCTCGCGCCGGGTCAGTGAGTCGATCGGGTCGTCCCTGCGTTTCGCGAGGAGCTCCGCCACCACCTCCGGGTCCAGCGCGGTGCCGCCCGAGGAGACCCGCTCCAGGGCATCGAGGAACTCGTCCACCCGGCCGACCCGGTCCTTGAGCAGATATCCCACGCCACTCGCCCCGCCGCCCAGCAGTTCGGCGGCGTAGGTCTCCTCGACGTACTGCGAGAGCACGAGCACGGGCAGTCCCGGGATCTCCGCGCGCGCGGCGAGCGCCGCGCGCAGCCCCTCGTCCCGGAACCCCGGCGGCATCCGCACGTCCAGTACGGCCACGTCCGGTCGGTGCTCCAGCAGGGCGGGCAGCACTTCCGGGCCACTGGCCGCGACCGCCGCCACCTCGTGCCCGGCGGAGGTGAGGAGCAGTACGAGCCCCTCACGCAACAGGGCGTTGTCCTCTGCGATCACCACACGCACGGAAGCTCCACTTCGATCGCGGTCGGCCCCCCGACGGGGCTCGACACCTGCACGATGCCGTCGAGCGCGGCGATCCGCCGCCGCATGCCGAGCAGCCCACTGCCGCCGCTCTCATCGGCTCCGCCGCAGCCCTCGTCGCACACCGAGATCCTCAACGAGCCGGGGGTGCGCAGTAGTTCCACCCGGGCCCGGCGGGATCCACTGTGCTTGGCGGCGTTGGTCAGCGCCTCCGCGACCGAGAAGTACGCCGCCGCTTCGACCGCGGCCGGTGCGCGCGCGCCGCCCTCCACACCGTCGTCGGTCACCTCGACCTCCAGACCGCTGCCGGCGGCGAGCGCCCGTACCGCACCGACGAGCCCGCGGTCGGTCAGGATCGGCGGATGGATGCCGCGCACCACGTGCCGCAGTTCGGTGAGGGCCTCCTCCACCTGGTCCTGCGCATCGTCGAGCAGCTTGCGGGCTGTGTCGGGACTGTTGTCGTACGCCCTGCGCGCCAGCCCCACCCGCATCGACAGCGCCACCAGGCGGGCCTGCGTACCGTCGTGCAAGTCGCGTTCGATCCGCCGCAGTTCGGCGCCGTGGGCCGCCAT
Coding sequences within it:
- a CDS encoding response regulator transcription factor, whose amino-acid sequence is MTIRILLAEDMNMVRGALVALLNLEDDLEVVCEVERGDEILDGALLHKPDVAVIDVDLPGIDGLTAAERLRKQLPECRALILTSLGRPGALRRALAAQVSGFLLKDAPPQELAAAVRNVAAGKRVIDSQLALSAWNSTESPLTTRETEVLRLAADGLEPVEIAGHLQLSLGTVRNYLTTAVTKLNARNRVDAIKIARDADWLL
- a CDS encoding LuxR C-terminal-related transcriptional regulator, which encodes MRVVIAEDNALLREGLVLLLTSAGHEVAAVAASGPEVLPALLEHRPDVAVLDVRMPPGFRDEGLRAALAARAEIPGLPVLVLSQYVEETYAAELLGGGASGVGYLLKDRVGRVDEFLDALERVSSGGTALDPEVVAELLAKRRDDPIDSLTRREREVLQLMAEGRDNATIAARLVVTERSVSKHIGNVFNKLGLPPSDSGHRRVLAVLAYLNKRFHT
- a CDS encoding sensor histidine kinase translates to MRERLWLAWRATRHLLRSAGLALASFLFLPLLAFTVTVTVLVIGAGVLPETVLLLRRLAGAKRREVANWTGEEVPEAYVPLVGDLPVRVRTAVKDPGTYRDLRWLAAHLLYGWLLAYASLLVWIFGILVDGVWCWVLGHRAVVLPLLGRLADLDAAWTRSLLDLSPDARRSAELADRVEELTATRADAMAAHGAELRRIERDLHDGTQARLVALSMRVGLARRAYDNSPDTARKLLDDAQDQVEEALTELRHVVRGIHPPILTDRGLVGAVRALAAGSGLEVEVTDDGVEGGARAPAAVEAAAYFSVAEALTNAAKHSGSRRARVELLRTPGSLRISVCDEGCGGADESGGSGLLGMRRRIAALDGIVQVSSPVGGPTAIEVELPCVW